Proteins co-encoded in one Cytobacillus sp. NJ13 genomic window:
- the yunB gene encoding sporulation protein YunB: MGKFRGRLPRKGPLPFRYVFLLTFIFFVISTAAGLWIINEGLKPTLMSYADSQTRKIASLVINNAINKKITNVMDLEDMFEASESGVVSINVEKLNRVKAEVTELVQDNIKKAEKGDLDALESFTDVEINTEQMQHTNGIVYYVPLGQATKNALLGNLGPRIPVKFNAVGSVTSNFITETKDHGINNVEVKVLVRLDVQVQIIIPFATKIITVQEDVLAAYGIYPGKVPQFYNGGGGTSPSIEVPAGQ; this comes from the coding sequence TTGGGAAAATTTCGCGGCCGGCTGCCCCGGAAAGGTCCTTTGCCATTTCGCTATGTGTTTCTATTGACCTTTATATTTTTCGTCATCTCAACAGCTGCCGGCCTATGGATTATCAATGAAGGGCTTAAGCCCACACTCATGAGCTATGCCGATTCACAGACAAGGAAAATCGCATCATTGGTGATAAACAATGCGATTAATAAAAAAATTACCAATGTGATGGATTTGGAAGATATGTTTGAAGCAAGCGAGAGCGGTGTTGTCAGCATAAACGTGGAAAAGCTGAACAGAGTCAAAGCCGAAGTAACCGAATTGGTTCAGGATAATATTAAGAAAGCAGAAAAGGGCGATTTGGATGCATTGGAGTCCTTTACAGACGTGGAAATCAATACGGAACAAATGCAGCATACAAATGGAATAGTTTACTACGTTCCTCTTGGCCAGGCAACCAAAAATGCGCTTCTCGGAAACCTGGGTCCCCGTATACCGGTAAAATTTAATGCAGTGGGCTCTGTTACCTCCAATTTTATTACTGAAACAAAGGATCACGGCATTAATAATGTTGAAGTAAAGGTACTGGTCCGTCTGGATGTGCAGGTTCAAATCATTATTCCTTTTGCCACCAAAATTATCACTGTACAGGAGGATGTACTTGCAGCTTATGGCATTTACCCGGGAAAGGTCCCGCAATTTTACAATGGCGGAGGCGGCACCTCACCTTCAATAGAAGTACCTGCCGGCCAATAA
- a CDS encoding HD-GYP domain-containing protein has translation MRLAATNTIETGSVLAKAIYNDKGQVLLHEGVELADKLIYKLQEMGITYVYIRDWRTEDIQYKDPLTAKMRKKAIETIESVLKEVEANKDLSGSLAIEKASKRLSGLIRQLIGEIRGNRELLTILSDVYTYDHYIFTHSLNVTLYSLAIGMKLQLLPKELEILGLGAILHDVGKMKVPSDILLKPGKLTAEEFESIKKHPEDGFNILRKVETIPLLVAHCAFQHHERLNGSGYPRGLEGDDIHDFGKIIAIADVFDAVTSNRIYRQAMLPHEGLEILYAGAEKLFDKRIIEVFRQAVAVYPVGVTVELNDGRKGVVCRQNTGLSDRPVIRILEEKGRNVEPYEADLRIELNSVIIGCDTTFVQQ, from the coding sequence ATGAGATTAGCAGCAACCAATACAATTGAGACTGGCAGCGTTTTGGCCAAGGCTATATATAATGACAAGGGTCAGGTCCTTTTGCATGAAGGTGTGGAGCTGGCTGATAAATTGATATATAAATTGCAGGAAATGGGTATTACTTATGTGTATATCAGGGATTGGCGCACTGAGGATATCCAATATAAGGACCCTCTGACTGCCAAAATGCGCAAGAAGGCCATCGAAACTATAGAATCGGTTTTGAAGGAAGTAGAAGCAAATAAGGATTTATCAGGCTCTTTAGCGATTGAGAAAGCCTCTAAACGGCTATCAGGGCTAATTCGTCAGCTAATCGGTGAAATAAGGGGAAATAGAGAGCTGCTTACGATCCTATCAGATGTATATACATATGACCACTATATTTTCACACACTCCCTGAATGTAACCCTTTATTCTCTGGCAATCGGAATGAAGCTTCAGCTCCTGCCAAAGGAACTTGAAATCCTGGGGCTGGGTGCTATTCTCCATGATGTAGGAAAAATGAAGGTGCCATCAGATATTCTTTTGAAACCGGGTAAATTGACAGCGGAAGAATTTGAATCAATAAAGAAGCATCCTGAAGATGGATTTAATATATTAAGAAAAGTAGAGACGATTCCGCTCCTTGTTGCACATTGTGCCTTTCAGCATCATGAGCGTTTGAATGGTTCAGGCTACCCGCGCGGCCTTGAGGGAGACGACATACATGATTTCGGCAAGATTATTGCGATTGCCGATGTGTTTGATGCAGTAACATCTAATCGCATTTACAGACAGGCTATGCTCCCGCATGAAGGCCTGGAGATTTTGTATGCAGGGGCAGAAAAGTTATTTGATAAGAGGATAATCGAAGTTTTTCGTCAAGCGGTCGCGGTATATCCTGTGGGTGTTACAGTCGAGCTGAATGATGGCAGGAAAGGCGTTGTCTGCCGGCAGAACACGGGTCTGAGTGATAGGCCTGTCATCCGCATACTTGAAGAAAAAGGCAGGAATGTGGAGCCGTATGAAGCAGATTTGAGGATTGAATTGAATTCTGTCATTATAGGCTGCGATACGACTTTTGTACAACAATAA